A single Mytilus trossulus isolate FHL-02 chromosome 12, PNRI_Mtr1.1.1.hap1, whole genome shotgun sequence DNA region contains:
- the LOC134692720 gene encoding methylenetetrahydrofolate reductase (NADPH)-like: MPELLQNGNHENGSCSKQQQICRAHSPTLTDYVPLNERVLKRIESKDPWYSLEFFPPRTENGAINLIGRIERMNRGGPLFCDITWHPAGDPGNTEKPTSSTCMAGTMLNYCGVDTMLHITCGNQDIEDIKENLNKAKDLGIRNLLVLRGDPPDGGESWTFQKGRLNYATDLVKLVRQEHGDYFVICIAGYPTGHPECSSYEVDLKYLKEKVDAGADFIITQLFFKSETFLKYVDDCRKIGINCPIIPGILPIQAYQSLRHIVKLSRLEVPQEIIDAINPIKDNDEAIRNFGIDQATTICKELLNSDKIHGLHFYTLNREVATIEILKRLGMWLEEPAKPLPFKLSAHYNRTKEDVRPIFWRMRPNSYVHRTSNWDEFPNGRWGNSSAASFGDISDYYLFYLKHKSPKEDMLKMWGSELKSEEDVWRVFYSYITGEPNSEGVKVKNIPWVDEELNPETSLIQEKLAAVNKRGVMTINSQPNINAAPSTDPNVGWGSPGGYIFQKAYLEFFTSAENVAELKKILEDYPYVNYHIINHNGQDVDTNCDRSCPIAVTWGVFPGKEIVQPTVVDPIAFQTWKDEAFGLWKETWGRLYPEDSDSRKMINHIHDSHYLVNLVDNDFPKESCLWEIVERMLEQAGSKMDTTEIAIN, from the exons ATGCCAGAACTTCTTCAGAACGGGAATCATGAAAATGGCTCCTGTTCTAAGCAGCAGCAAATTTGTCGAGCACATTCACCTACTCTGACAGACTATGTACCTTTGAATGAAAGAGTACTTAAACGCATTGAGTCTAAAGATCCATGGTACTCCTTGGAATTTTTCCCGCCAAGAACAGAAAATGGGGCTATAAATTTGATTGGAAG GATTGAAAGAATGAATCGTGGAGGTCCACTATTTTGTGACATTACTTGGCATCCAGCTGGTGACCCAGGAAACACAGAAAAGCCAACAAGTTCAACCTGTATGGCTGGTACAATGTTAAATTACTGTGGTGTAGATACCATGCTTCATATAACGTGTGGAAATCAAGATATAGAAGATATTAAAGAGAACCTGAACAAAGCCAAGGATCTGGGAATCAGAAATTTACTGGTTCTTAGAGGAG ATCCCCCAGATGGTGGTGAATCATGGACATTCCAGAAAGGACGATTGAATTATGCCACTGACTTGGTGAAACTTGTAAGACAAGAGCATGGAGATTACTTTGTGATTTGTATAGCAG gatatCCTACAGGGCACCCGGAATGTTCCAGCTATGAGGTTGACTTGaaatatttaaaggaaaaaGTGGATGCTGGTGCTGATTTCATTATTACTCAGTTGTTTTTCAAATCAGAAACTTTTCTGAAATATGTTGACGATTGTCGAAAAATTGGCATAAACTGTCCTATTATTCCAGGGATTTTGCCAATACAG GCCTACCAGTCTTTACGACACATTGTGAAACTATCTCGTTTAGAGGTACCGCAAGAGATTATAGACGCTATCAATCCAATCAAAGACAATGACGAAGCCATAAGAAATTTTGGAATAGATCAAGCCACAACAATTTGTAAAGAATTATTGAACAGTGATAAAATTCATGGCCTACATTTCTATACTCTAAATCGAGAAGTTGCTACAATTGAAATTCTCAAAAGACTTGGTATGTGGCTTGAAGAACCTGCAAAGCCATTACCATTTAAACTCTCGGCCCATTATAACAGGACCAAGGAAGATGTTCGACCAATATTTTGGCGAATGAGACCCAATAGTTACGTTCATCGGACGTCTAACTGGGACGAATTTCCAAATGGACGATGGGGTAACTCCTCGGCTGCATCATTTGGTGATATATCAgactattatttgttttacttgaAACATAAATCGCCAAAAGAGGACATGCTTAAAATGTGGGGGTCAGAGCTTAAAAGTGAAGAAGACGTTTGGCGAGTATTTTACTCCTATATTACAGGAGAGCCAAACTCAGAAGGAGTAAAG GTGAAAAATATCCCATGGGTAGATGAAGAGCTTAACCCAGAAACATCCTTAATCCAAGAAAAGCTAGCAGCTGTAAATAAACGGGGTGTGATGACTATAAATTCTCAGCCTAATATCAACGCAGCGCCCTCTACAGACCCTAATGTTGGATGGGGTAGTCCAGGAGGAtatatatttcagaag GCTTATTTAGAGTTCTTCACATCAGCTGAGAATGTAGCAGAGCTAAAGAAGATTCTGGAAGACTATCCATATGTCAACTATCACATTATAAACCACAAt gGCCAGGATGTTGACACTAATTGTGACAGATCTTGTCCAATAGCTGTTACTTGGGGTGTGTTCCCTGGAAAGGAGATTGTTCAGCCAACAGTAGTAGATCCAATTGCATTTCAGACATGGAAG GATGAAGCGTTTGGACTGTGGAAGGAAACATGGGGTAGATTATATCCAGAGGATTCTGACTCCAGGAAGATGATCAATCACATACATGATAGCCACTACCTTGTTAATCTAGTTGATAATGACTTCCCCAAGGAATCATGTCTTTGGGAGATTGTTGAGAGAATGTTAGAACAAGCAGGAAGTAAAATGGACACGACAGAAATAGCAATTAACTAG